The nucleotide window tcTCTCCGCTGTTTGCCTCCAGCCTGTCTGTCGGCCGGCTGGATCGGCACCGTCCGGCCCAACAGAAACTTCCCGATAGAGGAAGCTGGTACAGGAGCTCCgtacagcagcagagaggtggTAAGGAGGGAGTTCACGGAGCTCGGGCTGCACTGTGGGGCTCAGGGGAGGGATGGTGTGATTCTGAGACAGGGAGGAAGACGCTCCGGCAGCATCACCGaaccccctccacctcctcagcCCCTACTGTCTGGCTCTCCTCAATAACACCCTCCTTCAGTGGGGACGCTGAGGGTCGAGGGGTGGGCTAGCTGACCAGGAAACATGTCACAGACCAGGAGGACCACATACACCCGGGTGAGTGTGTACAAACTGTGCATACATCCCGGATAGGTGAATGAGCGTCCAGACTGGGGTGCTTTAAGTTCGCTCTGATCAGCgcgtctttgtttttgttgcgtCTGTTTGATTAGTTTCACTCTGTCATCTCCTCCCGGTCGATTTCTGCCCTCAATAGAAGGGTTTCTAATCCATTTCAGCGCTGCATTCCTCAGTCTGAATTGTCGCCTCTTTGTTTGGCTCGGATGCCCCTCCGGGCTCGACGTCGCCGCCGAGATGTTAGAGTTCAGACCTCCGCTATGACTCGACAAGGAGATGATACATGACAGGCAGGTAATTGGCTCGTAAAGCTTTTTGTTATCAGCAGACGATGGACTAAGCAAACCTCGAGAACTACAAGACATCCtgtttgtcatctgtctctgaGTCAGGCAGCTTTCCTGTCACAGGGAGGGATGACATCAGTGTTTGATCTTCTGTTTCAGCTACTCCTTTCATCCTTCAAATCACAAAACATCACTCACTCGTTAGTCAAGAATAGTCCTCAGTGGAGCTGAATGACACATATCGCTTCAGGATCCTTATGTGCGCAGATGTCACGTtgtagaaacttttttttttttgctccttgaTCCCGAACGAAAACTCACACGGTTCTGATTTTCCATGAGTCATCTGCAAGAGAAGTCTGTGATGGAATGTAATTTACTCAGCTTAAGGCTTCTCGGATACACtgagttttgtttatttactttatttataagACATGGCgtttttgttgacatgcaggttCTACATGTGCACAGCGAAATGAGCGAGGGACACACTTgtttgcaaaaagaaatcagttatgtggaaatatttcagcgACGGAAAGGATGCTGTTACCCAAAAACAGGTTCACGTTTGAGCGTTTTGCAATTATTGCAATCGGCAACATAAAACTCTGGGTTCTGAGAGCAAAATCAGACTTTAAGCACCACTTTAGATGCTTTTGCAAGTAATTTGTTGGCTTTAGTGaaatccttttttattttttctgcagtttcacTCCCCTACAATCCTACAATATCACCCCAATTGTACCAGGATGATATATTATTTCCAAATCAAGTTATTAGAGTCttgactttaaatttgcaaTGCATACagcaattaaaaacaaatatcacaatgttagttttttttcttattgcatTGTATAGTTTGTAATTTATCACACTTAATGTggttaaaatgtgcaaatgaggaCAGCCTTTTAGTCgctcatttttctaaaaaacgAACCACGACTGTAAGTTTTACATTGCATTGAATGAGGACTGTAtctctgttattttattttatcttattctAGCATTGTTGTCGGTGTGAGCTTGCGTGTGTTGTAAGAGTAGAGTGGCACTAAATAATTCAACTCGCCCTCCTCGGGTCGTCTGCCTCCAGCACATGGCAAACGGCGACCGAACAACCCTGAATGCATCATCGCAGACAGTTAGCTGGAGCAGAACGCTTTACATTTTCATTACGTTGCTTTTAACAAGGCGTCGAGTGCAAATCCCAATAGATGTTTGATTGCAGATTGCTGGCAGGTGCGTGCGAACCGAAAGATTCCCGCTTCTGTTATGAATCTGAAGCGATGTGACGGCTTGAAATAGAAGCCGAATTGAAGCTCGAAGGACTCAGGAAGCAGCAATTACAGCTCGTAACCAGATAAAATGTCTGTCTCCATGTTGTTCATGAATTATAAGCTGGGTTAATTACGCAAACGAGGGAATCCAGGTTTTGCAAAACTGAATTTCAGTGGTAGGTGCCTGCAGTTGATGTTGTTGGCGCAGCAATGATTAAATATTGTCTTAGTCATCCACTTTTTTGATAATTAGTTTTTTCAAGAAAAGAAACTTCAACTTCTCTGAATCCAACTTCatacatttgaatattttctgatatatttgctcctctgtgacactaaatttaatatttttgggCAACACAGTACATTTGAGGCTTTGGAAAACACTTattaacatttttcatcattttctgacattttgtagatCAAgcaactaattaattaattaactgagAAAGTGATGAAGAGATTTATTGGCAATGAGAATAATTGGTAGTTGGAGCTGTAGTCGTGAGTAGTATACTGAGAAACTGATGACGTAGCTTTAATTACATGAGTGCATCCTCtaatttggctgtttttctttatacacagtcactgtttttagCTTTGAGTCATTCTCGATGCCTGTTAAGAAGACAGCGGcccaatttaaattttttaaagcatgttttCCAGAAGCCACGGGTTTATAATCATTAAAAGTCTTTGTGTGAGCCCTGAAACAAAGCGCTCTTCATGTTTCTACATTCCAACATATACTTTGCTTTAATGCCCTTACGTTGGGTAACATGTACAGCTGACTGTTTAAGACCTGCAGCTATGCAGTTTAACCAGATATTACTtatatttgatgttttaatgaaaactgGAACTCAAGAAGACAAGATTTTGGATCAATTTCTACATAGATTTGCATGTTAATGAGGGAAAAGCTTCAAATTGATACCAGACATGTAGTATGCACTGACACATCTTGGTACAGAAACATCTTTGCTACTTGCTGAGTTAATTGGCTCAATTAGGATGGTTTAGTTTCCTTGTAAACATGATAACACAGCAGGTTCCCCAAATGGAGTAGAAGGAGTAGTTTTCCATTAATTCATTAGTTGTCAATCAGCCAAAGCCCAAGAGGAGGAATGTCCTATTTTGTCCACATGGCAAAGgtattcagtttactgacaaGGAGACCAGAAAATAGTCCAATTTGAGAGGCTGAAATCATAGAATTTTGCCTCAAACTGACTATTCAATTATAAAAATAGTTGACTGTTAATTCAGAAGTCGATACTTAATCCATTAATGCAAAAGCCTTCACTGCAGGCAGAGGTGTCGCCCTCTTCTATCGCTGTGCAGGTCAGAGAGGACAAAGATATGATGAGTTTCATTGGGATGATATGATCATTAGAGCAAGACGGGAAAATGTGCTGAACTGAAGCTTATTGAAGATATATCGGTGAGTATGTTGGCCAGTGAGTAACAGTGAGGGTTGTGTTTGAGGTCAGAAATAGCATCCTGCAGCACAGTTTGTCCATCGGAGAACACTGACGAGTTATTTTCTcacctgaaaatgttcacaattaAGAAAAAAGGATTATTTAAAGGGTCCTTATTAAACTAAATTGGTTTTATTGGGTGTTTATGTAAGAAAACTGATGTGAAACATGCTATAGATTATTGAAACTAGCAACTATATCAATTAGAGCGTCAAACATACAAGAAAATCTGAGAAAGTTTTTCGTTCATATTTGTTGAGAATTTTGTCCAAGATTGTTGCAAATTTGCCATGTTTTTTCCATATGAAGCGTGCGTCCCAAACTGGGTATTTCAAGATTAAAATTAGCTAAAGGAATGAAATGTCTTTTTGCACAGAAACCCGCAGCGGGTTTGACAGGTTTGTGGTACGTTGTTGTCCATTAAACAGCCTTTATGCTGCCGCTGTGTGCCTGTTTAGGTTCGCTTTTTTGTGTAGGTTTGCGTGCTGTTCAACCTTTAAGTTAAATGGCAGCTCACAGACGgtgtatatttacagtaaactCAAGGAGAGTCTGAGCTTGTTCTCTCTCTGAGTAATAATATCTGCTCCTCTGTGCTGTTCTGCTGAGTCACCATCAGTTCTAGGACATCACGCTGTAAATTGGGTTATGTGGGATTTTTTGATTACAGAATATTCCAGCTCTACTCAATTTGCCATcgtttttacattgttttcttCTCCGCGCAACAAATAGGAAATCTCATGTGGTTGTTGCCTTTGAATTGGAACAAAACATTTACCACTTTAGCTGGAAAAAAGAAGCAGTGCTATTAAAGCTTGCATTGACATTTAGAGAGTGCAGCATCAGGACAAGGCCTCAGTTTCAGTTAGAGTGAGGTTATTTACGCCTCAGTGAATCGAAAAGAAACttaattttacttctttttgccattttctacCTCAGCAGCAAACCACTGTGTACTGACATGGCCCTATAAAACCACCTTTTGTTCTGCATGTCCACTTAACACATCTATAAAATGCACTGTCACTGAAAATCTAGATAAATGGGGTTCAAGTAGGGGAAAATGGTGTTAAAGTCATTAAGAAAAGCTGCCACTAAAGACTCTTTTCCCAgcaattaatgtatttttacagattacTTGATTAATGTCAAGCATTGGCATTCCTTAAATACATCTCATTGAGCGTTTcatttaagttcattttattttgagttCTTTTTAAGTGTGCTCAGTCGCGACAAGGGCAAAAGATATCATAATAAAAGTTCTTTCTACTAATGTACAGACAAAACTTTGCCTCTTTTGGCAGAGCATCACCCAGAATAGcagctgtgtgttttcagttgttggttggcaaagcagagagcattgtaggggtttagctagcaatgggcaccatgacaaaggaCTAATGGCCTCCATCCAGAGCTTACATGTTCAAAATGAGCTAAACTGGGCTTTGACAAACATGCGAAGTATGTGAGTAAATATCCACCaattaataaaacacagactCCCAAATACTCATCTGTACTACTGTTACCAAAATATGATTtcaatatatacaatataacgGTTTAATCAAGggaaaaaatcagtaaaatcgCTCTCTTTTCTGCAAATATAATGAAGACTTCACAAATCAGTAACTGTGTTTGTAGCCTTCTCTAACAATgtgccaccatgacaaagacttctgtgatggttAATGGCTTCCAGTCAGAACTcacataaagcaaaaacaaaataaacggAACAACATTCATATAGTTCAGTGGCTAATATAGTGGCGCCAGTTGTATTTTAAGTTTCTGTGTTAAAAATGGCTTTGTCAGCATGTGAATAAATGTCCCAAAGAATACCATTTATGTTACCCAGTTAATCAAAATATAGATTGGTATACATGACCAACATGATCAATTAAGAAAGTTGATTTAAATTAGCATCCCTAAATAAACTGTGTTTGTCTAAATGAAACAACCTGAAGTGTGCTGAGTTGACCATGAATGGATTTTTTCTTTGTCCCCCTCAGACCACcagcagtggcagcagcaggatgagCTCCGATGGGGGCGCGGCGGCCCGTCAAAGTGGGCTCCCTGGTGGAGGTGATCGGGAAGGGGCAGCGGGGCACCGTGGCCTACATCGGCACCACGCTCTTTCGCCTCCGGGAAATGGGTCGGTGTCATCCTGGATGAGCCCAAAGGCAAGAACGACGGCACGGTGCAGGGAAAACGCTACTTCACCTGCGAGGAGAATCATGGGATTTTTTGTCCGACAGTCCACAGGTAACTAACAAGATTATCAACTACAAACCTAATCCAGGACTGTTTGCACCTCCACCtactatttgttgtttttttctaagatacttgagatttagttttccttttatttgacGCAGTCTGTTTGTGTGGGGGTTGATATTTTCCTCTGTTGTCTGCAGGTTGCCTACACTTTCCTTTTGCTTCGGGGTGCTTTGCTATGTTTTGGATCAACAACAGGCTCAATTTTTCACTCCCAGAAAAACACTGCACAGTGTCTTCTCTGCCTGTTAGTGTGACCGGAGATCACTTATAGTGGCCTGGAGGGGGCAATAGAATATACTGCATGCaactaaatatgtaaacagtgtACAGTAATTGGGTCATTTTATGAACCGTTATCCAGTTTTGTCCCAAAGCTGCTAATATATTCTGACACCGGTGGGTTTTATTTGTgtgaaaacagtaaacaaacacccacagaacacagacTGTAGATACTGTAAATACAATATGTCTCATAGAAGATCACTTAAGTGAAGAGATTTGATCTAAAGTGGTGTTATAGAGGTAGAGATAATAAGataaaaactgtaagaaaaaataaCTCCTTACCGTGTCACTGTGATCTGCAACAAGGCCTGCAAA belongs to Amphiprion ocellaris isolate individual 3 ecotype Okinawa unplaced genomic scaffold, ASM2253959v1 Aocel_unscaffolded152, whole genome shotgun sequence and includes:
- the dctn1b gene encoding uncharacterized protein dctn1b, which encodes MSQTRRTTYTRTTSSGSSRMSSDGGAAARQSGLPGGGDREGAAGHRGLHRHHALSPPGNGSVSSWMSPKARTTARCRENATSPARRIMGFFVRQSTGN